The following coding sequences are from one Ornithodoros turicata isolate Travis chromosome 1, ASM3712646v1, whole genome shotgun sequence window:
- the LOC135396099 gene encoding keratin-associated protein 19-2-like — protein MNAFVIVLAALVACAHAGGHGAGVGHGHGHVGPAKVSAGHVGVGHPVKKPVATLAVVKQPVVKQHYVSKKVVNYVKAPVTTVTHHVAPVVDYHHGAGGLSASAGLAAGAALGTEAALRAGNAGVGFGGGFGGGFGGYGLGGGYGGYGVGGGYGGYGLGGGYGGFGGYGLKGGYGLAGGYGGGYGGGYGHGGYGLGGGYGGYGGGYGKGW, from the coding sequence GTCATAGTGCTGGCAGCCCTCGTGGCTTGCGCACACGCTGGTGGCCACGGCGCCGGAGTCGGCCATGGCCACGGCCACGTCGGACCCGCCAAAGTGTCTGCCGGTCACGTAGGCGTTGGCCACCCAGTCAAGAAACCAGTCGCCACACTCGCTGTCGTGAAGCAGCCGGTCGTCAAGCAGCACTACGTCAGCAAGAAGGTGGTCAACTACGTCAAGGCCCCAGTGACCACCGTCACCCACCACGTGGCTCCGGTCGTCGACTACCACCACGGTGCTGGAGGTCTCAGCGCTAGCGCGGGACTCGCAGCTGGTGCCGCTCTCGGAACCGAGGCTGCTCTTCGTGCTGGAAACGCTGGAGTAGGCTTCGGCGGTGGATTCGGCGGTGGATTCGGAGGTTACGGGCTTGGAGGCGGTTACGGCGGTTACGGTGTCGGAGGTGGCTACGGAGGCTACGGTCTCGGAGGCGGTTACGGCGGCTTCGGCGGTTATGGTCTCAAGGGCGGTTACGGTCTTGCTGGTGGATATGGTGGAGGCTACGGTGGAGGCTATGGACATGGAGGCTACGGACTCGGCGGCGGATACGGTGGTTACGGAGGGGGCTACGGCAAGGGATGGTAA